In Desulfofundulus kuznetsovii DSM 6115, the following are encoded in one genomic region:
- a CDS encoding ABC transporter substrate-binding protein produces the protein MGKNKWLSLLLGFVFALAILAGCSSSGGTEQEPTFTYAMSGQYRPFNYFDENNQLTGFDVEIGRALAEKMGMKPVPIATPWEGLISGLKAKKYDAILGSMTITPERQKQVDFSDPYYVSGPQLFVRNDSNIKDIQDIKDNTPVGVLISSVYDQEGRKYTKNIKNYTSDVTALQDLARGRVEAVITDRFVGTIAAREQKLDIRPVGDLLFVENVGIAFRKGDPLREKVNQALEEIKADGTYLAISKKYFGTDISK, from the coding sequence GTGGGAAAAAATAAGTGGCTTTCTTTGTTGCTGGGTTTTGTCTTTGCGCTGGCCATCCTGGCCGGCTGCAGTTCCAGTGGTGGTACGGAACAGGAGCCTACCTTTACCTACGCCATGTCCGGGCAGTACCGTCCTTTTAACTACTTCGACGAAAACAACCAGCTCACCGGGTTTGACGTGGAAATTGGCCGGGCCCTGGCTGAAAAGATGGGCATGAAGCCCGTGCCCATTGCCACACCCTGGGAAGGATTGATCAGCGGCTTAAAGGCGAAAAAGTACGATGCCATCCTTGGCAGTATGACCATCACGCCGGAAAGGCAAAAGCAGGTGGACTTTTCCGATCCCTATTACGTTTCCGGCCCCCAACTTTTTGTACGTAACGATTCTAACATCAAGGATATCCAGGACATAAAAGACAACACGCCCGTGGGCGTGCTGATCTCCAGTGTTTACGACCAGGAGGGCCGGAAATATACCAAAAACATCAAGAATTACACCAGTGATGTGACCGCCCTGCAGGATCTGGCCCGGGGGAGGGTGGAGGCGGTAATTACCGACCGGTTTGTGGGTACGATTGCCGCCCGCGAGCAAAAGCTGGACATCAGGCCGGTGGGGGACCTGCTTTTTGTTGAAAACGTGGGCATAGCCTTTCGCAAGGGCGACCCGCTAAGGGAAAAGGTAAATCAAGCCCTGGAAGAAATCAAGGCCGACGGGACCTATCTGGCCATCAGCAAAAAATACTTCGGCACCGATATAAGTAAGTAA
- the ablB gene encoding putative beta-lysine N-acetyltransferase yields the protein MGDRMIRHYGPDFWVSARLDQTSERIWVIDYQAGNPAALRSFLKKLALRRGMGKIIFPVKSGDLLKIQGGGFHVEGMIDGYFQGENAYFLAAFPRAERRDSRVLNREQKVLQEILACKKDWQGSLPPGFTLRQAGGDDIFPMARLFKKVFRSYPTPVYDPFYLACSMKKGDLFMVVYHGDRLASVAAAEIQWEHRRAELTNCATDPAYRGMALNSLLLLHIEKECLKRNINCLYSLARASSYGMNLVLHRLGYVFRGTLINNCHIDGGFENMNIWVRPVE from the coding sequence TTGGGTGACCGGATGATCAGGCATTATGGGCCGGATTTTTGGGTGTCGGCCCGTTTGGACCAAACCAGCGAACGGATCTGGGTAATTGATTATCAGGCGGGGAATCCGGCGGCATTGCGCAGCTTTCTTAAGAAGCTGGCTTTAAGGCGGGGTATGGGTAAAATTATCTTTCCGGTCAAATCCGGGGATTTGCTCAAAATCCAGGGCGGCGGGTTTCATGTGGAAGGTATGATCGATGGTTATTTTCAAGGGGAGAATGCCTATTTCCTGGCAGCCTTCCCCCGGGCAGAGCGGAGAGACTCCAGGGTTTTAAACCGGGAACAAAAAGTGCTCCAGGAGATACTGGCCTGCAAAAAGGACTGGCAGGGTAGTTTGCCGCCCGGATTCACCCTGCGCCAGGCGGGAGGGGATGATATATTCCCCATGGCCAGGTTGTTCAAAAAGGTTTTCCGCAGCTACCCCACGCCGGTATATGATCCCTTTTACCTGGCCTGCTCCATGAAAAAGGGAGATCTTTTCATGGTTGTTTATCACGGTGACCGGTTGGCGAGCGTGGCGGCAGCCGAAATTCAATGGGAGCACCGCAGGGCCGAACTGACCAACTGTGCCACCGATCCTGCCTACCGGGGTATGGCTTTGAACAGCCTTTTGCTTTTGCACATCGAAAAAGAATGCCTTAAACGCAATATTAACTGTCTTTACAGCCTGGCCCGGGCTTCGTCTTACGGAATGAACCTGGTCCTTCACCGTCTGGGTTATGTCTTCCGGGGCACACTCATCAACAACTGCCACATTGATGGCGGGTTTGAAAACATGAATATCTGGGTTAGACCGGTGGAATAA